A window from Malassezia restricta chromosome I, complete sequence encodes these proteins:
- a CDS encoding solute carrier family 26 (sodium-independent sulfate anion transporter), member 11 produces MEARKASRTLWDRTKSIAKRVVRYDDTEANRLGVPMVGVQDYMGEMVDHPWEKAVHYLDSLFPFRHWILSYNLTWLFGDLIAGITVALVLVPQSMSYANIAGLAPQFGLYSSFVGVVIYALFATSKDVTIGPVAVMSLQTATVIKKINETYPDRHYEAHMIASALAFLCGIITLGVGLLRLGWLVEFIPAPAVSGFMTGSALTILVGQLPSLFGESNVPSHGAMYLTVIRFFRELPTTKLDAAFGIPALVFLYFIRSACNYIAKRYPKYARVAFFVSVLRSAFVIIVLTIASRVWLGPEQKSDYPITIINHVPRGFRNMGQPSLPQDVTSAIGPNLPASVILLLLEHIAISKSFGRLNNYKINPNQELIAIGVTNLIGPCFGGYAATGSFSRSAVKSKSGVRTPLAGWITAIVVLIAIYALSGVFFWIPKAALSAVIIHAVGDLIAPPSLLYKFWLMNPLELLIWVASVVVTIFTSVDYGVYTSVAASAALLLIRIARPRGHWLGVVRVEHNDPSIAGGAQQRNVFMPMDVQDGLRDPSVHVEPPPPGVFVYRVEESFTYPNASHMAEVITDKIKRHTRPGRAAVSKTGDRPWNDPGPPNVRLVRAFRACTWYYHRHKDAPALQEELEERMRIEKEDPRPYLHALVLDFGSVANVDSTSVQVLVDLRNALERYRGGPVQFHFAHILSPWIRRALLAGGFGTGRIHRHVTEIASVVQQGDARAVGERRSPSPEKPPLPEAGEDDDYLHRPPHDDLESQVPAQVTAEMDKLDFEIRHLDAMYAQESKQESSMSSPSITVPIMWNNELTPYFHLDLAAAVSAATDSLSPLQEPSAA; encoded by the coding sequence ATGGAGGCGAGAAAAGCGTCAAGGACATTATGGGATCGCACGAAGTCGATCGCCAAAAGGGTCGTACGATACGATGACACGGAGGCGAACCGACTGGGTGTCCCGATGGTCGGTGTGCAAGACTATATGGGTGAAATGGTTGATCATCCTTGGGAGAAGGCTGTACATTACTTGGATTCTCTTTTCCCATTTCGCCATTGGATTTTGTCATACAATCTGACGTGGCTGTTCGGTGATCTCATTGCAGGAATTACAGTTGCTCTGGTTCTTGTGCCACAGTCGATGTCGTATGCCAACATTGCAGGACTTGCTCCGCAGTTTGGTCTGTATTCTTCATTTGTCGGTGTCGTTATTTATGCCCTGTTCGCTACATCGAAGGACGTGACAATCGGTCCGGTGGCTGTCATGTCGCTCCAGACAGCCACCGTCATCAAAAAGATCAATGAAACCTATCCTGATCGCCACTATGAGGCACATATGATCGCATCGGCCCTTGCATTTTTGTGTGGTATTATTACTTTGGGTGTTGGTTTGCTGCGTTTGGGATGGCTCGTTGAGTTTATCCCTGCGCCGGCCGTTAGTGGTTTCATGACGGGATCCGCTCTAACTATTCTGGTCGGCCAGCTTCCATCGCTCTTCGGAGAGTCGAATGTGCCGAGCCATGGAGCCATGTATCTGACCGTGATAAGATTCTTCAGGGAATTGCCGACCACGAAGCTCGATGCAGCGTTTGGCATTCCGGCGCTGGTCTTTTTGTACTTTATCCGTTCGGCATGCAATTACATCGCCAAGCGGTATCCGAAATATGCGCGCGTTGCGTTCTTTGTGTCGGTCCTGCGCAGTGCTTTTGTCATTATCGTCCTTACGATCGCCAGTCGTGTGTGGTTGGGTCCCGAACAAAAGAGCGATTACCCCATCACGATCATAAACCACGTGCCGCGTGGATTCAGGAACATGGGCCAACCTTCCTTGCCGCAGGATGTAACGTCAGCTATTGGACCTAACCTGCCGGCCTCCGTCATTTTGCTTCTGTTGGAGCATATCGCTATATCCAAGTCATTTGGTCGTCTGAACAATTACAAGATCAATCCGAACCAAGAACTGATTGCCATTGGTGTCACCAATCTGATCGGCCCTTGCTTTGGTGGATACGCAGCTACAGGATCGTTCTCGCGATCGGCTGTCAAGTCTAAGTCTGGCGTTCGTACGCCTTTAGCTGGCTGGATCACGGCCATTGTCGTGCTCATTGCTATTTATGCACTTTCGGGTGTGTTCTTCTGGATCCCTAAGGCGGCCCTGTCGGCTGTCATTATCCATGCGGTCGGCGACCTGATTGCGCCACCATCGTTGCTATACAAATTCTGGCTGATGAACCCGCTTGAGCTTCTTATTTGGGTGGCTTCTGTGGTGGTGACGATTTTTACTAGTGTAGACTATGGTGTCTACACCTCGGTGGCGGCCTCGGCAGCTCTATTGCTCATCCGCATTGCGCGTCCGCGTGGACACTGGCTAGGTGTCGTGCGCGTGGAGCACAATGACCCATCTATTGCTGGTggtgcgcagcagcgcaatGTGTTTATGCCCATGGATGTCCAGGATGGTCTTCGAGACCCTTCTGTGCACGTGGAaccgccgccacctggAGTGTTTGTGTACCGTGTGGAAGAGTCGTTTACGTACCCGAATGCTTCGCACATGGCCGAGGTCATTACTGACAAGATCAAGAGGCACACGCGCCCGGGTCGTGCCGCGGTATCGAAGACGGGTGATCGCCCATGGAATGATCCGGGCCCACCGAATGTCCGACTCGTTAGGGCGTTTCGCGCGTGTACGTGGTACTACCACCGACACAAGGACGCACCTGCGCTGCAAGAAGAGCTGGAAGAGCGGATGCGTATTGAGAAGGAGGATCCGCGCCCTTACCTGCATGCACTGGTGCTTGACTTTGGCTCTGTGGCGAATGTTGACTCTACATCGGTGCAGGTGCTGGTGGATTTGCGTAACGCATTGGAACGGTACCGTGGCGGTCCGGTGCAGTTCCACTTTGCCCATATTCTGAGCCCATGGATCCGTCGTGCGCTCCTGGCTGGTGGATTCGGAACTGGCCGAATTCATCGCCATGTGACGGAAATTGCATCTGTCGTCCAACAGGGCGATGCAAGGGCTGTAGGCGAGCGGCGTTCGCCGTCGCCTGAGAAGCCACCGCTGCCGGAAGCAGGGGAAGATGACGACTACTTGCACAGGCCCCCGCACGATGACCTTGAGTCGCAAGTGCCTGCACAGGTCACGGCCGAAATGGACAAACTCGACTTTGAAATTCGCCACTTGGACGCCATGTATGCGCAAGAGTCGAAGCAAGAGTCGAGTATGTCCTCTCCCAGTATTACAGTGCCGATTATGTGGAATAATGAGCTGACGCCCTACTTCCATCTTGACCTGGCTGCCGCAGTCTCGGCAGCGACAGACAGCTTGTCGCCTTTGCAAGAGCCATCGGCTGCTTAA